A genomic window from Pyxicephalus adspersus chromosome 2, UCB_Pads_2.0, whole genome shotgun sequence includes:
- the SSBP1 gene encoding single-stranded DNA-binding protein, mitochondrial translates to MFRRAAAQVLQHSVRFQSSDSSVLERSLNKVQILGRVGQDPVMRQADGKNPVTIFSVATNELWRTGESEVFNTTGDVNQKTTWHRISVFRPGLRDVAYQYIKKGARVFVEGKIDYGEYTDKNNVRRQATTIIADNIIFLSDAREKL, encoded by the exons ATGTTCCGCAGAGCAGCAGCGCAG gtgtTACAACACTCTGTCAGATTTCAGTCCAGTGATTCGTCAGTCTTGGAAAGAT cactgAACAAGGTGCAGATTCTGGGCCGTGTCGGCCAGGACCCGGTAATGAGACAGGCAGATGGCAAGAACCCTGTCACCATCTTCTCCGTGGCTACTAATGAGCTGTGGCGGACAGGGGAGAGCGAGGTGTTTAATACAA CTGGAGACGTCAACCAGAAGACAACTTGGCACCGGATATCTGTTTTTCGGCCTGGTCTTCGGGATGTAGCTTATCAGTACATCAAGAAAGG GGCTCGGGTATTCGTTGAAGGCAAAATTGATTATGGAGAGTACACTGACAAGAACAATGTGCGCAGACAGGCCACCACCATCATTGCAG
- the WEE2 gene encoding wee1-like protein kinase 2: MVSDCGNITGDAQSEHTLQEKTLLYNNLPSPGSRASCRGQRLLRFAAGTGAELDDPALVNVNPFTPETYRQMQLNGNGKRKAEPSSCDPPAKYREREHSTSVPSKRLVLRETNMVSRYKTEFLEIERIGSGEFGAVFKCVKRLDGCIYAIKRSKKPLAGSTDEQLALREVYAHAVLGHHPHVVRYYSAWAEDDHMIIQNEYCNGGSLQDQITENAKSGQLVVEQELKEILLQVSMGLKYIHSSGLVHMDIKPSNIFICRKMTEAGQEDSDGEDELSSSGILYKIGDLGHVTSINNPQVEEGDSRFLANEILQEVHLNGRKVKADFFASVIVHLY, translated from the exons ATGGTCAGTGACTGTGGGAACATCACAGGAGATGCTCAGAGTGAACACACATTACAGGAGAAG ACTTTGCTATACAATAACCTCCCCTCGCCTGGATCCAGGGCTTCCTGCAGAGGGCAAAGGCTGCTGCGGTTTGCAGCTGGAACAGGTGCGGAGCTGGACGACCCTGCCTTGGTCAATGTTAACCCTTTTACCCCTGAAACCTATCGCCAAATGCAGCTAAACGGTAATGGCAAGAGAAAGGCGGAACCCAGCAG CTGTGATCCACCAGCAAAATACAGGGAGAGGGAGCATTCAACATCTGTTCCTTCCAAG AGGCTTGTGCTGCGTGAAACAAACATGGTGTCCAGGTACAAGACAGAATTCCTGGAAATTGAGAGAATTGGATCAGGAGAGTTTGGAGCGGTCTTCAAGTGTGTTAAGCGTTTGGACGGATGCATCTATGCCATTAAGCGCTCCAAAAAACCTCTAGCTGGTTCCACTGATGA GCAACTGGCACTGCGAGAGGTCTATGCCCATGCAGTTTTGGGTCACCACCCCCATGTTGTTCGATATTACTCTGCCTGGGCTGAGGATGACCATATGATCATACAGAATGAGTACTGCAATG GTGGAAGTCTGCAGGACCAGATCACAGAGAATGCAAAGTCTGGCCAGCTAGTGGTGGAACAAGAGCTAAAGGAGATTCTTCTGCAAGTCTCCATGGGGCTAAAATACATCCACAGCTCTGGCCTGGTACACATGGACATCAAGCCAA GTAATATTTTCATCTGTCGGAAGATGACTGAGGCAGGACAAGAGGATAGTGATGGAGAAGATGAGCTTTCTTCTTCTGGCATCCTGTATAAAATAG GGGACCTTGGTCATGTGACATCAATCAACAACCCACAGGTTGAAGAAGGTGACAGCAGATTTCTGGCAAATGAGATTCTGCAAGAGGTACATTTGAATGGAAGAAAGGTTAAGGCTGACTTCTTTGCATCTGTAATAGTGCACCTTTACTGA